A stretch of the Desulfuribacillus alkaliarsenatis genome encodes the following:
- a CDS encoding 4Fe-4S binding protein: MNTKLRQTIQYLFLAFTVLVGIRFYIFFQYYYNYGEGLYLGRPHAVEAFLPLSALVGIKSWVSNGIFDTIHPAAIIILLTFILISYIFRKAFCGWICPFGWISERLSALANRFIGKQFTLPNWLDIPLRSIKYLLLGFFLYGIFYQMNGMAAYMFKMSDYNKISDIKMLLFLIDMSKTTLISILIILALTFYIKNFWCRYLCPYGAFMGIFGWFSPSVITRNADTCIDCSKCNKACINQLDIMNKKEVFSPECNSCLACVDACPQKGTLEYKFINKNYGKWIIPVSILTIYFGVMAIAIITGVWQTQLTPEEYLNLIPYVNSVVH, from the coding sequence TTGAACACAAAATTAAGACAGACTATCCAATACTTATTTTTAGCATTTACTGTTTTAGTAGGGATTCGCTTTTATATTTTCTTCCAATATTATTATAACTATGGAGAAGGCCTTTATTTAGGAAGACCACATGCAGTAGAAGCATTTTTACCATTAAGCGCATTGGTAGGTATAAAAAGCTGGGTATCAAATGGAATTTTTGATACGATTCACCCCGCAGCAATAATTATATTATTAACGTTTATTTTGATTTCTTATATTTTTAGGAAGGCATTTTGTGGTTGGATATGTCCATTCGGTTGGATATCTGAGAGATTATCAGCACTTGCAAATCGATTTATTGGAAAGCAGTTTACATTACCTAACTGGCTAGATATTCCATTAAGAAGTATTAAATATTTATTGTTAGGTTTCTTTTTATATGGTATTTTTTATCAGATGAACGGTATGGCGGCATATATGTTTAAAATGTCAGATTATAATAAAATATCTGATATTAAAATGCTGTTATTTTTAATAGATATGTCTAAAACAACACTAATCTCAATCTTAATAATTTTAGCATTAACATTTTACATTAAAAACTTTTGGTGTAGATACTTATGTCCGTATGGTGCTTTTATGGGTATTTTTGGATGGTTTAGTCCATCTGTAATTACTAGAAATGCAGATACATGTATTGATTGTAGTAAATGTAATAAAGCTTGTATAAACCAATTAGATATAATGAATAAGAAAGAAGTATTTTCTCCAGAATGTAATAGTTGCTTAGCATGTGTAGACGCATGTCCACAAAAGGGAACTTTAGAATATAAGTTTATAAATAAGAACTATGGTAAATGGATTATACCAGTGAGTATACTGACAATCTATTTTGGTGTAATGGCAATAGCTATTATTACTGGAGTCTGGCAGACGCAGCTAACACCAGAAGAGTACTTAAACCTAATCCCATATGTAAATAGTGTTGTTCACTAA
- a CDS encoding PIG-L deacetylase family protein — protein MSIKKILLVYAHPDDETFANAGTIAKYTNEYQAEVYVAVATKGEAGKLGDPPLTTRENLGNFRENEMRKAAKHLGITDIFFLNFLDGTLDILTEVDKKKLRSAIAKIILEIKPDILITFPEDGISLHKDHIAIHSSCLAAIDSVKMEYIIPKMYYTVVPKSLYKLRGKTNQGTLDSQVTTKINIAKYKQIKFRALLEYRTQVFSINKVFPGLLTSNNLSLIYDYEHYQLVSLYGETIDFTSHREVSLFDKLK, from the coding sequence ATGTCTATTAAAAAAATACTTCTTGTGTATGCTCATCCGGATGATGAAACCTTTGCAAACGCTGGAACGATAGCTAAATATACTAATGAATATCAGGCAGAAGTTTATGTTGCCGTTGCAACCAAAGGTGAAGCAGGCAAGCTTGGTGACCCACCTCTTACAACTAGAGAAAACCTAGGCAATTTCAGAGAAAATGAAATGCGAAAAGCTGCTAAACACCTAGGCATCACTGATATATTTTTTCTTAACTTTTTAGATGGTACATTAGATATATTAACTGAAGTTGATAAAAAAAAATTGCGCTCAGCTATTGCTAAAATAATACTAGAAATAAAGCCAGATATATTAATAACATTCCCTGAAGACGGTATTTCCCTTCACAAAGATCATATTGCTATACATAGCTCCTGTTTAGCTGCGATTGATTCTGTCAAAATGGAGTATATAATACCTAAGATGTATTATACTGTTGTTCCTAAATCTCTTTACAAGCTCAGGGGCAAAACCAATCAAGGCACTCTAGACAGTCAAGTTACTACTAAAATTAACATTGCTAAATATAAACAGATTAAATTTAGAGCCTTATTAGAGTATAGAACGCAGGTGTTTTCTATAAACAAAGTGTTTCCTGGCCTATTAACTAGTAATAATTTATCTCTTATATATGATTATGAACATTATCAGCTTGTAAGTTTATATGGAGAAACTATAGACTTTACATCCCATCGTGAAGTATCTTTGTTTGATAAACTAAAATAA
- a CDS encoding dihydroorotate dehydrogenase electron transfer subunit: MRHITKVLRNNQLAENIFDMEVYCPELASTAQPGQFAHIRIRNSIDPLLRRPISICDVNKEQGTVRFVYRKHGYGTTLLSELGEEGIELDVLAPLGNGKFPVEIESQQVYLIGGGIGVPPLLYAAKQLANNNIEVHAILGFASKNQVILEEEFKQHGNVHVYTIDGSYGNKGLVTDYFSNVQVNCYCACGPKPMLRVLMSHPSFVQARGYLSFEEHMACGIGACMGCVTKIKALDKDDSSESQSWKYAKICDCGPVFTSEKVVFE; encoded by the coding sequence ATGCGACACATAACTAAAGTTTTAAGAAATAATCAGTTAGCTGAGAATATTTTTGATATGGAAGTATACTGCCCTGAATTGGCTTCAACTGCCCAACCTGGGCAGTTTGCCCATATTCGGATAAGAAACAGTATTGATCCATTACTCCGTAGACCAATCAGTATATGTGATGTCAATAAAGAACAGGGAACAGTGCGATTTGTTTATCGTAAGCACGGTTATGGCACAACATTATTATCAGAACTGGGTGAAGAAGGAATTGAGCTGGATGTACTAGCTCCTTTAGGAAATGGGAAGTTCCCAGTTGAAATTGAGAGTCAGCAAGTCTACTTAATTGGAGGCGGTATTGGTGTGCCCCCTCTCTTATACGCAGCAAAACAATTAGCCAATAACAATATTGAAGTTCATGCCATTCTAGGATTTGCATCAAAAAATCAGGTTATCTTAGAAGAAGAATTCAAACAACATGGAAATGTACATGTGTATACAATTGATGGCAGTTATGGCAATAAGGGTTTGGTTACTGATTATTTTTCAAACGTACAGGTAAATTGTTATTGTGCATGTGGACCAAAACCGATGTTACGTGTCTTGATGAGTCACCCTAGTTTCGTACAAGCTAGAGGATATCTATCCTTTGAAGAACATATGGCTTGTGGTATAGGAGCATGTATGGGCTGTGTAACTAAAATAAAAGCTCTTGATAAAGATGACTCTAGCGAATCTCAATCGTGGAAGTACGCAAAAATTTGTGACTGTGGACCAGTTTTCACTTCTGAAAAGGTGGTGTTTGAATGA
- the pyrE gene encoding orotate phosphoribosyltransferase produces MFRIRKSEVDKVNQDQILEILKETNVLQTGHFSLTSGKHSAEYMQCAQVLQYPDQASKLCNEFAEFIKENNISVDLVVGPATGGIILAFETARLLGTKTMFAERENGKMVFRRGFFVEPGQKVFIVEDVITTGGSVKEVIEIVQEQGGIVVGVGVLVNRSPEPVDYGVPLKSLLKIQIETYNPETCPLCAKGVEMKKPGSRGLKK; encoded by the coding sequence ATGTTTAGGATAAGAAAATCGGAGGTAGATAAAGTGAATCAAGATCAAATTTTAGAGATATTAAAGGAAACGAATGTACTGCAAACTGGACATTTTAGTTTAACATCAGGTAAACATAGTGCCGAGTATATGCAGTGCGCACAAGTGCTACAGTATCCTGATCAAGCAAGTAAATTATGCAATGAGTTCGCTGAATTTATTAAAGAAAATAACATTTCAGTTGATTTAGTTGTTGGACCAGCAACTGGCGGAATTATACTTGCATTCGAAACCGCAAGATTACTAGGTACTAAAACAATGTTTGCTGAACGTGAAAACGGAAAAATGGTATTTCGTAGAGGTTTTTTTGTAGAACCAGGACAAAAAGTATTTATCGTAGAAGATGTAATTACTACTGGAGGCTCTGTTAAAGAAGTAATAGAGATTGTTCAAGAACAGGGTGGTATCGTTGTAGGTGTTGGAGTTCTAGTAAATAGAAGCCCAGAACCAGTTGATTATGGAGTACCACTTAAGTCGCTACTGAAAATTCAAATCGAAACCTATAATCCAGAAACGTGCCCGCTATGCGCTAAAGGAGTCGAAATGAAAAAGCCAGGAAGTAGGGGCCTTAAGAAATAA
- a CDS encoding RNA-guided endonuclease InsQ/TnpB family protein produces the protein MKLSLKYYPRWKKEQLQIIEELSFHTTKLYNIANHQCREKYKSYRVLEKELKQNWHKPYLHSHTYQQLLKVLEQNWKSYFSSLKDYKQNPSKYKAMPQPPKYKHIHKRKNEIIFTNLAIRRKDGHILLSLSKTMQKAFKVDSLKVEEPKTLPLPEHAHIQQIRLQYDQNWHLLIIYNIPAKAQSTSKNIMAIDLGLSNLSAITFSHSKDNYIIDGKSLKSINGYINKKIAHLQSIRMKQTSAKAYKTTKQIKRLRKKRHDYITNYLHQASRTIINLAQQYDIGTIVIGDIKRIKQHSTLKTFVQIPIERFTKMIQYKAELAGIKITYQKETYTSGVSAIDLEPITKTYYNKTRRVCRGLFRTNQGIYVNADINGSLNILRKTYTGTPNLITSVRDNGCVNHPQRIRVA, from the coding sequence GTGAAACTAAGCTTGAAATACTACCCACGCTGGAAAAAAGAACAACTACAAATCATCGAAGAATTATCATTTCACACCACGAAACTATACAACATCGCTAATCATCAGTGTCGTGAGAAATACAAAAGTTACCGTGTCTTAGAAAAAGAATTAAAGCAAAATTGGCATAAGCCATATCTACATTCACACACTTACCAGCAACTATTAAAAGTATTAGAACAAAACTGGAAAAGCTATTTCAGTTCCTTAAAAGACTATAAACAAAATCCCAGTAAATACAAAGCAATGCCACAACCGCCAAAGTACAAGCACATACATAAACGTAAAAACGAAATCATCTTCACCAATCTAGCAATACGTAGAAAAGACGGTCATATACTACTTTCATTATCCAAAACCATGCAAAAAGCATTCAAGGTTGACAGTCTAAAAGTGGAAGAACCCAAAACCCTTCCCCTACCTGAGCATGCTCACATACAACAAATCCGCCTACAATATGACCAAAACTGGCATCTCTTAATCATCTACAACATACCAGCTAAAGCACAAAGCACTTCTAAAAACATAATGGCTATTGACCTAGGCTTAAGTAACCTTAGTGCAATCACCTTCTCCCATAGTAAAGATAACTACATCATAGACGGCAAAAGCCTAAAAAGCATCAACGGCTATATCAACAAAAAAATAGCACACCTACAATCAATACGTATGAAACAAACTAGTGCTAAAGCATATAAAACAACCAAACAAATAAAACGACTAAGAAAAAAGCGTCATGACTACATCACCAACTACCTGCACCAAGCAAGTAGAACCATCATAAACCTAGCCCAACAATACGATATAGGAACCATAGTCATTGGTGACATCAAAAGAATCAAACAACATAGCACCCTCAAAACCTTTGTACAAATACCAATAGAGCGCTTTACGAAGATGATCCAATATAAAGCAGAATTAGCTGGTATAAAGATAACCTATCAAAAAGAAACATACACTAGCGGTGTAAGTGCTATTGACCTAGAGCCAATAACCAAAACATACTACAACAAAACAAGAAGAGTATGCCGAGGCCTGTTTCGAACAAACCAAGGAATCTACGTCAATGCAGACATCAACGGCAGCTTAAACATATTAAGAAAAACCTATACAGGTACTCCCAATCTGATAACATCAGTGAGGGATAATGGGTGTGTGAACCATCCACAGCGAATAAGGGTTGCCTAG
- the pyrF gene encoding orotidine-5'-phosphate decarboxylase → MDNKMNNNYMDNNNMNDNNNMPPADKIIVALDTDNRETALLIAKQIAPVIKTVKVGMELYYSVGPSIIEDLHKLDLRVFVDLKIHDIPNTAAGAAKSLTKTGVWMWNVHVAGGLKMMEKARESAQEVAKSLDIPMPLLIGVTQLTSTDQSTLNEQIGINEPIQETVVRYAKLAKAAGLDGVVASAQEVPLIKDACGVEFITVTPGIRMTDSSVDDQVRITTPKQAVELGTDYMVIGRNITKADNPYQAAVKIINSFA, encoded by the coding sequence ATGGATAACAAAATGAATAACAATTATATGGATAATAACAATATGAATGATAACAACAATATGCCCCCTGCAGATAAAATCATTGTAGCGTTAGATACAGACAATAGAGAAACAGCACTCTTAATTGCTAAACAAATAGCTCCTGTAATTAAAACAGTTAAAGTTGGTATGGAATTATATTATAGTGTAGGACCAAGTATAATAGAAGATTTACATAAATTAGATTTAAGAGTGTTTGTAGATTTAAAAATACACGATATACCAAATACTGCCGCTGGAGCAGCTAAATCCTTAACGAAAACAGGAGTTTGGATGTGGAATGTCCACGTGGCAGGAGGTTTGAAAATGATGGAAAAGGCGCGTGAATCTGCTCAAGAAGTAGCAAAAAGTTTAGATATTCCGATGCCATTACTAATTGGGGTAACACAGTTAACAAGTACTGACCAAAGCACATTAAATGAGCAGATAGGTATAAATGAACCAATACAGGAAACTGTCGTACGTTATGCTAAGTTAGCAAAAGCTGCTGGATTAGATGGGGTAGTAGCTTCTGCCCAGGAAGTACCACTTATTAAAGACGCTTGTGGAGTAGAATTTATTACTGTCACACCAGGGATTCGTATGACTGATAGTAGTGTCGATGATCAAGTCAGAATAACGACACCTAAGCAAGCTGTTGAATTAGGTACTGACTATATGGTTATAGGCAGAAATATAACAAAAGCTGATAATCCGTATCAGGCAGCTGTGAAGATAATCAACTCTTTCGCGTAA
- a CDS encoding dihydroorotate dehydrogenase, whose product MIKQNPSLAVNLGFMQLKNPVMPASGCFGFGKEYAKYYDLNKLGAIVVKATTASERIGNPVPRIAETPAGMLNAIGLQNPGVDVVLQSELPWLEQFKTTPVIVNIAGSTLEDYIEVTKRLNESESIQALEVNISCPNVKAGGLAFGTDCQMADKVISEVKKVSRFPIIAKLTPNVTDVVSIAKAVEDAGADAVSLINTLLGMSIDIHSKKPILANVMGGMSGPAIKPVAVRMVWQVSSAVKIPVIGIGGITTGADAIEFILAGAKAVQVGTANFINPYACVDIISEIEEYMVKHSISDIQTLVGKAKESING is encoded by the coding sequence ATGATTAAGCAAAATCCATCTTTAGCTGTAAATTTGGGGTTTATGCAATTGAAGAATCCAGTAATGCCAGCTTCAGGGTGTTTTGGATTTGGTAAGGAATATGCTAAATACTATGATTTAAACAAATTAGGCGCAATTGTAGTTAAAGCTACTACAGCAAGTGAGAGGATTGGAAACCCAGTCCCTAGAATAGCGGAAACACCTGCTGGGATGCTTAATGCTATAGGACTACAAAATCCAGGTGTAGATGTAGTACTACAGAGCGAATTACCGTGGCTTGAGCAATTTAAAACAACACCAGTTATAGTCAACATAGCAGGAAGTACACTTGAGGATTATATAGAGGTTACAAAGAGGTTAAACGAATCTGAAAGTATACAGGCATTAGAAGTAAACATATCATGTCCTAATGTTAAAGCTGGGGGATTGGCCTTTGGTACTGATTGCCAAATGGCGGATAAAGTAATATCTGAAGTCAAAAAAGTCTCCCGATTTCCGATTATAGCCAAATTAACACCTAATGTAACTGATGTAGTAAGTATAGCTAAAGCAGTAGAAGATGCTGGTGCAGACGCAGTATCGCTAATAAACACGCTGTTGGGTATGTCGATAGATATTCACAGTAAGAAACCAATACTGGCAAATGTGATGGGTGGAATGTCCGGTCCAGCTATTAAACCTGTAGCTGTACGGATGGTTTGGCAAGTATCTTCAGCAGTTAAGATTCCTGTTATAGGCATTGGCGGCATTACGACAGGAGCTGATGCTATTGAATTTATTTTAGCTGGTGCTAAAGCTGTGCAAGTTGGAACGGCCAACTTTATTAATCCATATGCTTGTGTTGATATTATTTCAGAAATAGAAGAGTATATGGTTAAGCATTCAATATCTGATATACAAACGCTAGTAGGTAAGGCAAAGGAGTCTATCAATGGATAA
- a CDS encoding LL-diaminopimelate aminotransferase, with protein sequence MFIANRMKNIGSAIFSEMALRKQNELKKGKNIVDLSIGTPDLPPPKAVIEAMGKAMSEPKSFFYSLKGTEEVHKAITDWYYNRFNVVLNHEQEITTLMGSQDGLAHLPLTILNPGDIALVPDPGYPIYFASVELAGGTVHTMPLLEENSYLPDLQAIPEEVATKAKLMFLNYPSNPVSAVADLAFFEQVVAFAKKYNILVVHDLAYSELCFDGYKPPSFLEVAGAKDIGIEINSLSKSYNMAGARFGFALGNKEVLKNLTILKSNIDYGVFHVVQAGALAALKDGGKHCKKMSDVYQERRDILINGLEKLGWKINKPKASMFIWARIPEGYTSKEFAVLLLEQAGIVVIPGDAFGAMGEGYVRIGLVQNNEQLNTAIEQLKNSGITFK encoded by the coding sequence ATGTTCATTGCAAATCGAATGAAAAATATAGGGTCTGCAATCTTTTCTGAAATGGCTTTAAGAAAACAAAACGAGTTAAAAAAAGGTAAAAATATAGTAGATTTGAGTATAGGCACACCGGATTTGCCTCCACCTAAAGCAGTTATAGAGGCTATGGGTAAAGCAATGTCAGAACCTAAGTCTTTTTTTTATTCGTTAAAAGGAACTGAAGAAGTACATAAAGCTATAACTGACTGGTATTACAATCGCTTTAATGTAGTATTAAACCATGAGCAAGAAATAACTACATTGATGGGTTCACAGGATGGGTTAGCTCATCTGCCTTTAACGATACTTAACCCAGGTGATATAGCATTAGTGCCAGATCCAGGATATCCAATTTATTTTGCTAGCGTTGAATTAGCTGGTGGAACCGTACATACTATGCCATTACTTGAGGAAAATAGTTATTTACCAGATTTACAAGCGATTCCTGAAGAAGTAGCCACTAAGGCAAAGCTAATGTTCTTAAATTATCCATCTAATCCTGTATCTGCTGTAGCTGACTTAGCTTTCTTCGAACAAGTAGTAGCTTTCGCAAAAAAATATAATATACTAGTTGTTCACGATTTAGCTTATTCTGAACTGTGCTTTGATGGTTATAAGCCTCCTAGCTTTTTAGAGGTAGCTGGAGCAAAGGATATAGGTATAGAAATTAATTCTTTATCGAAAAGCTATAATATGGCAGGCGCAAGGTTTGGATTTGCTTTAGGTAATAAAGAAGTATTAAAAAATTTAACAATACTTAAAAGCAACATCGATTATGGAGTGTTCCACGTTGTACAAGCAGGAGCGTTAGCGGCCCTTAAAGATGGAGGGAAGCATTGCAAAAAGATGTCTGATGTTTATCAAGAAAGACGAGACATACTAATCAATGGGCTTGAAAAGCTTGGTTGGAAAATTAATAAACCAAAAGCATCCATGTTCATTTGGGCTAGGATTCCTGAAGGCTATACATCTAAAGAGTTTGCTGTACTTCTATTAGAGCAAGCGGGAATTGTTGTAATCCCAGGAGATGCTTTTGGCGCCATGGGAGAAGGTTATGTGCGCATTGGTCTAGTACAGAACAATGAGCAATTAAATACAGCAATTGAACAACTAAAAAACAGCGGCATAACATTTAAGTAA